A genomic window from Chitinophaga pollutisoli includes:
- a CDS encoding carbohydrate-binding family 9-like protein translates to MQRFQQYFMWMAAALAMAPLLLRGQSFTEQSRVFTDTPRHYVCQRATMPLVIDGRDTENAWQQAEWTDDFTDIEGAKKPAPLFRTRVKMLWDDEKLYVFAELKEPHVWATLRQADTIIYYDNDFEMFLDPPGNSREYFEIEVNAHNTVMDLFMPRAYRAGGKAMLSWDVKGLQTAVHVKGTLNNPRDKDTSWTVEMAIPFRALAAYHTRSIPRNGDTWRVNFSRVQWQYEIEGNAYRKRPKTPEYNWVWSPQGIVDMHAPERWGFLQFSAQPAGERVAYKTPEYVEAEKFLWELYYRQHQYRRANGKYTADLTALKLDKHSFDFNMEATGRQFSAVIRQGSRTIIIDHEGKIIRYE, encoded by the coding sequence ATGCAGCGTTTCCAACAATATTTCATGTGGATGGCGGCCGCCCTGGCGATGGCGCCCCTGTTGTTGCGCGGCCAAAGCTTCACGGAGCAGTCGCGCGTATTCACCGATACACCCCGCCATTATGTTTGCCAGCGTGCTACCATGCCGCTTGTGATCGACGGCCGCGATACCGAGAATGCCTGGCAACAGGCGGAATGGACGGATGATTTCACCGACATCGAAGGCGCGAAGAAGCCCGCGCCGTTGTTCCGTACGCGGGTGAAAATGTTATGGGATGATGAAAAACTATACGTTTTCGCCGAACTGAAGGAACCGCACGTTTGGGCGACACTCCGGCAGGCCGATACTATTATTTATTACGACAATGATTTCGAAATGTTCCTCGACCCGCCGGGCAACTCGCGGGAATATTTCGAGATAGAAGTGAACGCCCATAACACGGTGATGGACCTGTTCATGCCGCGCGCTTACCGTGCGGGCGGAAAGGCCATGCTGTCGTGGGATGTGAAAGGACTGCAAACTGCGGTGCATGTGAAAGGAACGCTGAATAACCCCCGCGACAAGGATACTTCCTGGACGGTGGAAATGGCGATCCCTTTCCGCGCGCTCGCCGCTTATCATACCCGTTCCATTCCCCGCAACGGCGACACCTGGCGCGTGAATTTCTCGCGGGTGCAGTGGCAGTATGAGATCGAAGGAAATGCCTACCGCAAACGCCCGAAAACGCCGGAGTACAATTGGGTATGGTCGCCGCAGGGGATAGTAGACATGCACGCCCCCGAGCGCTGGGGCTTCCTGCAATTCTCGGCGCAGCCGGCGGGGGAGCGGGTTGCGTACAAAACACCGGAATACGTGGAAGCGGAAAAGTTCCTTTGGGAATTGTATTACCGCCAACATCAATACCGCCGCGCCAACGGCAAATACACAGCGGATTTGACCGCGCTGAAACTGGATAAGCATTCATTTGATTTTAATATGGAAGCCACCGGGCGGCAGTTCTCCGCTGTCATCCGGCAGGGCAGCAGAACTATCATCATCGATCACGAAGGAAAAATCATCCGATATGAATAA
- a CDS encoding family 10 glycosylhydrolase — protein sequence MNKRHFLKSLGLGSLALATPSLAMAGMQGEAKKIAGPVRHRIWINPSAKDTDAELKKRYADYRAAGIGVIYFEEDSERHFRAAKAAGIEAHRWFWTMNRNEKELREQHPELFSVNRKGESCATKPPYVGYYRFLCPNQPGTLQYLKSKAEEQVAKDYIDGLHLDYVRFVDVILPVNLWDNYKIDQSKELPEYDFCYCKTCRDKYAGIYGKDPLEMEHPDQSPSWRKFRYDSITHIVRNLSEVAHAKKKPITAAVFPTPEIAKRIVRQDWVNWPLDAVCPMIYHGFYREGVQWIGDAVAEGVNALNGKFPLYAGLYLPDFNGNHDDIRKAIRLALDNGAAGASIFGSVTPQLLGILRETAG from the coding sequence ATGAATAAACGTCATTTTCTGAAGTCGCTCGGGCTGGGAAGCCTCGCGCTCGCAACACCGTCGCTGGCCATGGCTGGCATGCAGGGGGAAGCTAAAAAGATCGCCGGGCCGGTGCGCCACCGTATCTGGATCAACCCCAGCGCCAAAGATACCGACGCCGAACTGAAGAAACGTTACGCGGATTACCGTGCCGCGGGTATCGGGGTGATTTATTTCGAGGAAGACAGCGAGCGCCACTTCCGCGCCGCCAAAGCCGCCGGCATAGAAGCGCACCGCTGGTTCTGGACGATGAACCGCAACGAAAAGGAGCTCCGCGAACAGCATCCCGAACTGTTTTCCGTGAACCGGAAAGGCGAATCCTGCGCTACCAAACCGCCGTATGTGGGGTATTACCGCTTTCTCTGCCCGAACCAGCCCGGCACCTTGCAGTACCTGAAATCCAAAGCGGAAGAACAGGTGGCGAAGGATTATATCGACGGGCTGCATCTCGATTATGTCCGCTTCGTGGACGTGATCCTGCCCGTGAATTTGTGGGATAACTATAAAATTGATCAGTCGAAGGAATTGCCGGAGTACGACTTCTGCTACTGCAAAACCTGCCGCGATAAGTATGCCGGTATTTACGGGAAAGATCCGCTGGAAATGGAGCATCCCGATCAAAGCCCTTCCTGGCGCAAGTTCCGGTACGACAGTATCACGCACATCGTCCGCAATTTATCGGAGGTGGCCCACGCGAAAAAGAAACCCATTACGGCGGCGGTATTTCCCACGCCGGAGATCGCGAAGCGGATTGTGCGGCAGGATTGGGTAAACTGGCCCCTCGACGCCGTGTGTCCCATGATCTATCACGGTTTCTACCGCGAAGGTGTGCAATGGATCGGCGACGCGGTGGCGGAAGGGGTGAACGCCCTGAACGGGAAATTCCCGCTATACGCCGGCCTCTACCTGCCGGATTTCAACGGCAATCACGACGATATCCGCAAAGCCATCCGCCTCGCGCTCGACAACGGCGCGGCCGGCGCTTCCATTTTCGGATCCGTAACGCCGCAGCTCCTCGGCATCCTCCGCGAAACGGCGGGTTAA
- a CDS encoding Gfo/Idh/MocA family oxidoreductase yields MMNNDYSRRRFLQQAMLASAALATPGFLMARGMAAPRKIGANEKVNLAVIGIGNRGGEIIRELYKTGLCNIVALCDVDMGAPHTLEIMKMFPDVPRFQDFRKMFDKMGKQIDAVSVGVPDFAHFPITMMAIGLGIHVYVEKPMARTFQEVELMMKAAAKNPKVVTQMGNQGHSEANYFQFKAWTEAGIIKDVTNITAHMNSPRRWHGWDTNIKSFPKAEPKPDTLDWDVWQMQTKGHEYNKDFVNGQWRCWFDFGMGALGDWGAHILDTAHQFLDLGLPTEVNPVKLTGHNNFFYPTSTTLSFKFPERRQMPAVEIMWYDGVDNLPPIPAGYGVSGLDPNIPPPSTGAIKPAKLNPGKIIYSKDLTFKGGSHASTLSIIPEEKAKAMAGKLPEVQKTPSNHYANFLLACKGQEKARSSFDIAGPLSQVFCLGVLAQWTGRKIEFDREKKIITNDKKANQLLVGPPPRKGWEQYYKV; encoded by the coding sequence ATGATGAACAACGACTATTCCCGGAGGAGGTTCCTCCAACAGGCCATGCTGGCCTCTGCAGCACTTGCCACGCCCGGTTTTTTGATGGCCCGCGGCATGGCAGCCCCCCGGAAGATCGGGGCCAACGAAAAAGTGAACCTGGCGGTGATCGGAATCGGTAACCGCGGCGGTGAAATCATCCGTGAATTGTATAAAACAGGCCTCTGCAACATCGTAGCACTTTGCGACGTGGATATGGGCGCTCCCCATACCCTGGAAATTATGAAAATGTTCCCGGACGTTCCCAGATTCCAGGATTTCCGTAAGATGTTCGACAAGATGGGCAAGCAAATCGATGCGGTGTCTGTCGGCGTCCCCGACTTCGCGCATTTCCCCATCACCATGATGGCTATCGGTCTCGGCATCCACGTATATGTGGAAAAACCGATGGCGCGTACTTTCCAGGAAGTGGAACTGATGATGAAAGCTGCCGCGAAAAACCCGAAAGTTGTTACCCAAATGGGCAACCAGGGCCACTCCGAAGCCAATTACTTCCAGTTCAAAGCCTGGACGGAAGCGGGCATCATCAAAGACGTGACCAACATCACCGCGCACATGAACTCGCCCCGCCGCTGGCACGGGTGGGATACGAATATCAAATCCTTCCCGAAAGCGGAACCCAAACCCGACACCCTCGACTGGGATGTTTGGCAGATGCAGACCAAAGGACATGAATATAATAAGGACTTCGTCAACGGCCAATGGCGTTGCTGGTTCGACTTTGGTATGGGCGCCCTCGGCGACTGGGGCGCGCACATCCTCGACACCGCGCATCAGTTCCTCGACCTGGGCCTGCCCACGGAAGTAAACCCCGTGAAGCTCACCGGGCATAATAATTTCTTCTACCCGACTTCAACGACCCTTTCCTTTAAATTCCCCGAGCGCCGGCAAATGCCCGCGGTGGAAATAATGTGGTACGACGGCGTTGATAACCTGCCCCCGATCCCGGCCGGCTACGGTGTTTCCGGCCTCGATCCGAACATCCCGCCGCCGAGCACCGGCGCCATCAAACCCGCGAAACTGAACCCGGGCAAGATCATCTACAGCAAAGACCTCACCTTCAAAGGCGGCTCCCACGCTTCCACGCTCTCCATCATCCCCGAAGAGAAAGCCAAAGCCATGGCGGGCAAGCTCCCCGAAGTGCAGAAGACGCCTTCCAACCACTACGCCAACTTCCTGCTGGCGTGCAAAGGCCAGGAAAAAGCGCGTTCTTCTTTCGATATCGCCGGGCCGCTCAGCCAGGTGTTCTGCCTAGGTGTGCTCGCGCAATGGACTGGCCGCAAGATCGAGTTCGACCGCGAGAAAAAGATTATCACCAACGACAAAAAAGCCAACCAGCTGCTCGTGGGCCCGCCCCCGCGCAAAGGTTGGGAACAATACTACAAAGTGTAA
- a CDS encoding glycoside hydrolase family 2 TIM barrel-domain containing protein, protein MRTYDTIGLAAFLDEAQRLGIAVIAGLPVPSSAYEKFFYRNGKKTDALLESIRSAVLRYRHHPALLMWCLGNEPVMTWKPGHKGFYSTFNRLLATIHQLDPEHPVTTTIPNFNIVQIWMTRQKVPGLDLISFNTFGQLNKLSARLERFSRIWDGPFLVAEWGTLGPWESDITAWQAPVENTSSKKAEQLRKMHAADLPLHNPRCLGALAFYWGHRQEATGTWFSLFSESGQPTESVAALREVWGKPTHNDAWPKVNYMLLGGKGARDNILLASGAQYTASLLLDTSNTALIETLRWRVAQEDWYQYPGRRNRPQPLLDTVIRAVDGLELAFAVPRRGGPYRIFVEVNARNGNIANANTPFYVVE, encoded by the coding sequence GTGAGAACTTACGACACCATCGGCCTCGCGGCCTTCCTCGACGAAGCGCAGCGCCTCGGCATCGCGGTGATCGCAGGGTTGCCGGTGCCTTCGAGCGCGTATGAAAAATTCTTTTACCGTAATGGAAAGAAGACGGATGCTTTATTGGAAAGCATCCGCAGCGCGGTACTGCGGTACCGGCATCATCCCGCGCTACTCATGTGGTGCCTGGGGAACGAGCCGGTGATGACGTGGAAGCCCGGGCACAAGGGGTTTTATTCCACCTTCAACCGCCTGCTCGCCACAATACACCAGCTCGATCCGGAACACCCCGTCACCACCACCATTCCCAATTTCAATATTGTCCAGATCTGGATGACGCGTCAAAAAGTGCCCGGCCTCGACCTGATTTCTTTCAATACATTCGGGCAGCTGAACAAGCTGAGCGCCCGGCTGGAGCGGTTTTCCCGTATTTGGGACGGGCCTTTCCTCGTGGCGGAATGGGGTACTCTCGGGCCCTGGGAATCCGACATCACAGCCTGGCAGGCGCCCGTCGAAAATACAAGTAGCAAGAAGGCCGAACAGTTGCGGAAGATGCACGCCGCTGATCTTCCCCTTCACAACCCCCGCTGCCTCGGCGCCCTCGCTTTCTACTGGGGCCACCGCCAGGAAGCCACCGGCACCTGGTTCAGCCTGTTCTCAGAATCCGGGCAGCCTACCGAATCAGTAGCCGCGCTCCGCGAAGTATGGGGAAAGCCCACGCACAACGACGCCTGGCCCAAAGTGAATTACATGCTGCTTGGCGGCAAAGGCGCCCGCGATAATATTTTACTTGCGTCCGGCGCGCAGTATACGGCCTCGCTGCTCCTGGATACCAGCAACACTGCGCTCATCGAAACCTTGCGGTGGCGCGTGGCGCAGGAAGACTGGTACCAATATCCCGGGCGGAGGAATCGTCCGCAGCCCCTGCTGGATACGGTTATCCGTGCGGTAGACGGGCTGGAGCTGGCTTTCGCGGTGCCGCGGCGGGGAGGTCCGTACCGGATTTTTGTGGAAGTCAATGCCCGGAACGGAAACATCGCCAACGCCAACACGCCATTTTATGTTGTTGAATAA
- a CDS encoding glycosyltransferase family 2 protein: protein MKQAPQPTRSDMLSLRLMIAIGTLGLCFFLFCLLNPLHIGHPVLYWMLVSATVFSCLRVLHEWYHYLFISIPTPKSGNKRFTVDILTTFCPGEPYEMIVETLEAMQAVTYPHTSWLCDEAGDPYLKEICRKLGVRHITRNHRTNAKAGNINNALQYATGELCVVLDPDHIPAPNLLDPIIPFFNDEKIGYVQIVQAYYNLGDSLIAKGAAQQTFHFYGPMMMTMNRYGTVPAIGANCTFRRSALDAIGGHAAGLAEDMHTAMQLHAKGWKSAYLPAVLTEGRVPSTLSAYYKQQLKWSRGCLELLFVTYPKLFKNFTWAQRFHYGTAPLHYLSGLIFLLNFIVPVVSLSMGIIPFKMDLVLFGLAGLPFLVSILAIRHFVQQWVMGRGKGGIMCWGASC, encoded by the coding sequence TTGAAACAAGCGCCACAACCCACCCGGAGCGATATGCTCTCGCTGCGCCTGATGATCGCCATCGGTACGCTGGGACTCTGCTTTTTCCTGTTTTGCCTGCTCAACCCCCTTCACATCGGGCATCCTGTGTTGTACTGGATGCTGGTGAGCGCTACGGTATTCTCCTGCCTGCGGGTGCTGCACGAATGGTATCATTACCTGTTCATCTCCATTCCCACACCTAAATCCGGGAATAAGCGGTTCACCGTCGATATCCTGACGACCTTCTGTCCGGGGGAGCCTTACGAAATGATCGTGGAAACCCTCGAAGCCATGCAGGCCGTCACCTACCCGCATACCTCCTGGCTCTGCGATGAAGCCGGTGACCCCTACCTGAAAGAAATCTGCCGTAAACTCGGCGTGCGGCACATAACGCGCAACCACCGCACCAACGCCAAGGCAGGTAACATCAATAACGCACTGCAATACGCCACCGGAGAACTTTGCGTGGTGCTCGACCCGGATCATATACCGGCGCCGAATCTCCTCGACCCCATCATTCCTTTCTTCAACGACGAAAAAATTGGTTATGTACAGATTGTGCAGGCGTATTACAACCTGGGCGACAGCCTGATCGCCAAAGGCGCGGCGCAGCAAACATTCCATTTCTACGGGCCGATGATGATGACCATGAACCGCTATGGAACCGTGCCCGCCATCGGGGCCAACTGCACGTTCAGACGCAGCGCGCTGGACGCCATCGGTGGGCATGCGGCGGGACTGGCGGAAGATATGCACACTGCGATGCAGCTGCACGCCAAAGGCTGGAAGTCCGCTTACCTGCCCGCGGTGCTCACGGAAGGAAGGGTGCCTTCGACACTTTCTGCCTATTACAAGCAACAACTGAAGTGGTCGCGCGGCTGCCTGGAATTGTTGTTCGTCACCTATCCGAAACTGTTTAAAAACTTCACCTGGGCGCAACGCTTCCATTACGGCACGGCTCCGCTGCATTATTTATCCGGCCTGATTTTCCTGTTGAACTTCATCGTGCCGGTGGTATCGCTTTCGATGGGGATTATTCCGTTTAAGATGGATCTCGTCTTATTTGGATTGGCGGGATTGCCTTTCCTGGTGAGTATCCTGGCTATCCGGCATTTTGTGCAGCAATGGGTAATGGGCCGGGGGAAAGGGGGAATCATGTGCTGGGGGGCTTCCTGCTGA
- a CDS encoding glycosyl hydrolase: MLGGFLLIGTWWVHILGLVYTVIRKKVPYIPTPKDDREKDNWLLNLPNIVVAACSLAAIVFGLYIDWNPYTWIMAGIAGINFAVMVFNIAISRQKDVQEVRARFRVLRNSFSYYRMLKQYFWNFRHGIYAGLRQFAFPIMLLMAISTLYLFSSMRRGNVSGGLGEQREEVFYTGVFQPSEPGGITEKAGWEDFQRRFAVHADIVSVYIPWGDGPRSEVPLQLAEAIYRNGSSPMITWEPWASGFTFSANDPELSRERKVMARIVAGVFDGYVRKFARQVKALNRPVFLRFAHEADNPGYPWSATGGNTPEEMKNAWRRVHAIFLSERAYNAVWVWNPWKPEAVEPYFPGRRYVDWIGVTMLNYDSLAAEKEYAFAELYAPFHRKPIFRSGLPVMVAEGGSLRTAHQRKWMEDAARAISTSCREVQAFVVFHSAFDRNVPPGAGVPMLDWRIADAGNFFRVTGGIKKTGAAPLKQLRYITPPAPAVRPRWTDTLRGMEYQKGGNWFRNLHALTRAEVIQDFHAMRETGVNTVRRYGPGAYDRNVLAAARESSLGLHYGFWLPPVSDAVAGEAMLREKAAEIVAEVKRLRLHPEIKAWSIANTSFKFLQYRFVKPGYLYQQKAYTQWLRQLVQEIRKADASRPVTIDVDANSQIAGLLQYLYDEIPQVAAFGVVLPPDGEGLVQLADVTAPYFISRAPVSLYATAGPTRNGVFITSWQDEEATNRITFDGLLDTDGRRKPDWHRLHAIWKGGGEKESVPEISILRPAIAAREGKTLEYRALLRENGNWQYASEGDIAFEWSLVRLDRQGKAIRRDKLGNGAVIRVEIPFNPASYRLHVSAARGGDVSVAMATLNTPL; encoded by the coding sequence GTGCTGGGGGGCTTCCTGCTGATCGGGACGTGGTGGGTGCACATCCTGGGATTGGTGTATACGGTCATCCGGAAGAAAGTACCCTACATCCCCACGCCGAAAGACGATCGTGAAAAAGACAACTGGCTGCTCAACCTGCCGAATATCGTGGTGGCAGCGTGTTCGCTTGCGGCGATCGTGTTTGGCTTGTACATCGACTGGAACCCTTACACCTGGATCATGGCGGGCATCGCGGGGATTAACTTCGCGGTGATGGTGTTCAATATCGCCATCAGCCGGCAGAAAGACGTGCAGGAGGTACGGGCGCGGTTCAGGGTGCTGCGCAATAGTTTTTCGTATTACAGAATGCTGAAACAATATTTCTGGAACTTCCGGCACGGCATTTACGCCGGGCTGCGGCAGTTCGCTTTCCCGATCATGTTGCTGATGGCCATTTCGACGCTGTATTTGTTCAGCAGCATGCGCCGTGGCAATGTTTCCGGAGGGTTGGGAGAACAGCGGGAGGAAGTTTTTTATACCGGTGTTTTCCAGCCTTCGGAACCGGGCGGCATTACGGAGAAAGCAGGGTGGGAAGATTTTCAGCGGCGCTTTGCCGTACATGCGGATATCGTTTCGGTGTACATTCCCTGGGGTGACGGGCCCCGGTCGGAAGTGCCGCTGCAACTGGCGGAAGCGATATACAGAAACGGCTCGTCGCCCATGATCACCTGGGAGCCCTGGGCTTCGGGGTTTACTTTTTCCGCCAACGATCCCGAGCTCAGCCGCGAAAGGAAGGTCATGGCCCGGATCGTGGCCGGCGTGTTCGACGGTTATGTGAGGAAATTCGCGCGGCAGGTGAAGGCGCTCAACCGGCCGGTGTTCCTGCGCTTCGCGCATGAGGCCGATAATCCTGGTTATCCCTGGTCTGCCACCGGTGGGAATACACCCGAAGAAATGAAAAACGCCTGGCGGCGTGTGCATGCCATTTTCCTCTCCGAACGCGCCTACAATGCCGTGTGGGTCTGGAACCCCTGGAAGCCCGAAGCTGTGGAGCCCTACTTCCCGGGCCGCAGGTACGTAGATTGGATCGGCGTAACGATGCTCAACTATGATTCGCTGGCCGCGGAAAAGGAATACGCATTCGCGGAATTGTATGCTCCCTTCCACCGCAAACCCATCTTCCGCTCCGGCCTCCCCGTAATGGTGGCGGAAGGCGGATCGTTGCGGACCGCCCACCAGCGTAAATGGATGGAGGACGCCGCACGCGCCATTTCCACGAGCTGCCGGGAGGTGCAGGCCTTCGTGGTTTTCCATTCCGCCTTCGACCGGAATGTACCGCCCGGCGCCGGCGTGCCCATGCTCGACTGGCGGATTGCCGACGCGGGAAATTTCTTCAGGGTCACCGGCGGAATTAAAAAAACAGGTGCCGCTCCCCTGAAGCAGTTGCGCTACATCACGCCGCCGGCGCCTGCGGTACGCCCCCGGTGGACCGACACGCTGCGCGGCATGGAGTACCAGAAAGGCGGCAACTGGTTCCGCAACCTGCATGCGCTTACGCGCGCGGAGGTGATACAGGATTTCCATGCGATGCGGGAAACGGGCGTTAATACCGTACGCCGCTACGGTCCCGGCGCATACGACCGCAACGTACTGGCCGCTGCGCGGGAATCGTCGCTGGGGTTGCATTACGGGTTCTGGCTCCCGCCCGTGTCCGACGCGGTTGCCGGGGAGGCGATGTTGCGGGAGAAGGCTGCGGAAATCGTTGCGGAAGTGAAGCGGTTGAGGCTTCATCCCGAAATCAAAGCCTGGAGTATTGCCAACACGTCTTTCAAATTCCTGCAATACCGTTTCGTGAAACCCGGTTACCTCTACCAGCAAAAAGCCTATACGCAATGGCTGCGGCAGCTGGTACAGGAAATCCGGAAGGCGGATGCTTCCCGCCCGGTGACCATCGATGTGGACGCAAACAGCCAGATAGCGGGGCTTTTGCAATACCTGTACGATGAAATTCCGCAGGTTGCTGCGTTTGGCGTGGTACTGCCGCCCGACGGCGAAGGGCTCGTGCAGCTGGCAGATGTAACGGCGCCGTATTTTATCAGCCGCGCACCGGTAAGTTTATATGCTACGGCAGGACCAACGCGCAACGGGGTTTTCATTACTTCCTGGCAAGATGAAGAAGCCACCAACCGCATAACTTTCGACGGGCTGTTGGATACCGACGGCCGCCGGAAACCGGACTGGCACCGGTTGCACGCGATCTGGAAAGGCGGCGGGGAAAAGGAGTCCGTGCCGGAGATCAGCATCCTGCGGCCCGCCATAGCAGCGCGGGAAGGCAAAACGCTGGAATACCGCGCGCTGCTCCGGGAAAACGGGAACTGGCAATATGCTTCTGAGGGTGATATTGCTTTTGAGTGGAGCCTCGTGCGGCTGGACCGGCAAGGGAAAGCCATCCGGCGGGACAAATTGGGCAATGGCGCGGTGATCCGTGTGGAGATACCTTTCAACCCGGCATCGTACCGGTTGCATGTGTCTGCAGCAAGGGGAGGTGATGTGTCTGTAGCGATGGCAACGCTCAACACGCCCTTGTGA
- a CDS encoding nuclear transport factor 2 family protein translates to MQLPILLAAFSLLSVLSARAQDADHNALRNHNADWIQAYPEKDTATIHRIVADDLVMINAAGARISKKDLIKNVAKPAMPITSAMIDNVEITVKGNIGIVVAVVEFTMTQNGKETTVKNNYMDVYEKRDGRWIAIAAHVTRLDGK, encoded by the coding sequence ATGCAACTCCCCATCCTGCTTGCCGCCTTTTCACTGCTCTCCGTTTTATCCGCCCGTGCGCAAGACGCAGACCACAACGCCCTCCGCAACCACAATGCCGACTGGATCCAGGCGTACCCTGAAAAAGATACCGCCACCATCCACCGCATCGTGGCCGATGATCTCGTGATGATCAACGCTGCCGGCGCGCGCATCAGCAAAAAAGACCTCATCAAAAATGTAGCGAAACCCGCCATGCCCATTACCTCCGCCATGATCGACAATGTGGAGATCACCGTGAAAGGAAATATCGGGATCGTGGTGGCCGTGGTGGAATTCACCATGACCCAAAACGGGAAAGAAACAACCGTCAAAAACAACTATATGGATGTCTACGAAAAGCGCGACGGCCGCTGGATAGCCATCGCGGCGCATGTAACCCGGCTCGACGGAAAGTGA
- a CDS encoding GNAT family N-acetyltransferase, with amino-acid sequence MQAAITFQTATTPEQYQSACGIFRAYARSLDFDLQFQGFEAELEHIHEQYGAPDGALILAYNGNRVVGCIAVRKFAEGESELKRMFVLPEFRGHRLGETLLQQALGAAKALGYRNVKLDTLPNMTSAIKLYEAHGFKKIAPYRFNPMQGAIFMEADL; translated from the coding sequence ATGCAAGCAGCCATTACTTTCCAAACCGCCACTACGCCGGAACAATACCAATCCGCTTGTGGTATTTTCCGTGCTTACGCCCGGTCGCTGGATTTTGACTTGCAATTCCAGGGTTTTGAGGCGGAACTGGAGCATATCCATGAGCAATACGGCGCCCCGGATGGCGCACTCATCCTGGCTTACAACGGCAACCGGGTAGTGGGTTGCATCGCGGTGCGGAAATTTGCCGAAGGGGAATCCGAACTGAAAAGGATGTTCGTGCTCCCGGAGTTCCGCGGCCACCGGCTAGGCGAAACCCTGCTCCAGCAAGCCCTCGGGGCCGCCAAAGCCCTGGGCTACCGCAATGTCAAACTGGATACCCTGCCCAATATGACCTCCGCCATCAAACTCTACGAAGCGCATGGCTTCAAAAAAATCGCGCCTTACAGGTTCAATCCCATGCAAGGCGCGATCTTTATGGAAGCGGATCTGTAA